The following are from one region of the Euleptes europaea isolate rEulEur1 chromosome 11, rEulEur1.hap1, whole genome shotgun sequence genome:
- the GPR141 gene encoding probable G-protein coupled receptor 141 — MEPTNGIWKAVLITIYTVVFIGGVCGAIKISFLLVKMNTLSVTTTAVINLVVIHSLFLVTVPFRLYYYIMDKWVFGQSFCKIASAMVHIHMYLTFLFYLFILVSRCLIFFKWKDKLEFYRNLHAMASSAAIWILAFVIALPLILHCYSKTGHYDNATCFRFHQELKNNSVKGLNYAVIAAVIVITCALLGLQVSIILKMVKRLSGSICSHQEFRAQLKSLIFVWFIILCFLPHHFFRIYYIQQFEAGSQLEIYNEFCLSTTAVSCLDLLSFVLSGSQLWRQNSIVFSCC; from the coding sequence ATGGAGCCAACAAACGGCATCTGGAAAGCCGTCTTGATTACAATATACACAGTGGTGTTTattggaggggtgtgtggagcCATCAAAATATCATTTCTTCTAGTGAAAATGAATACTTTATCAGTGACCACAACAGCCGTCATAAATCTGGTGGTGATTCACAGCCTTTTCCTTGTGACTGTGCCGTTTCGACTGTACTACTACATCATGGACAAGTGGGTCTTTGGACAATCCTTTTGTAAAATTGCAAGTGCAATGGTACACATCCATATGTACCTCACCTTTCTATTCTACCTGTTTATTTTGGTGAGCAGGTGCCTTATTTTCTTCAAGTGGAAAGATAAGTTGGAGTTCTATAGGAACTTGCATGCTATGGCAAGCAGCGCGGCTATATGGATTCTGGCTTTTGTGATTGCTCTGCCACTCATCCTCCATTGCTACAGCAAAACAGGGCATTATGACAATGCCACCTGTTTTAGATTTCACCAGGAGCTAAAGAACAACTCAGTGAAAGGACTGAACTATGCTGTCATTGCTGCCGTGATCGTAATAACTTGTGCCCTTTTGGGCTTGCAAGTGTCCATCATTCTGAAAATGGTAAAAAGGCTATCAGGATCCATTTGTTCACATCAAGAGTTCCGGGCACAGCTAAAAAGTCTGATTTTTGTATGGTTCATAATTCTTTGTTTCCTTCCTCATCACTTTTTCCGGATTTATTACATCCAGCAATTTGAGGCTGGTTCTCAGTTGGAGATATACAATGAATTTTGTTTGAGTACCACTGCAGTCAGCTGCCTCGATTTGTTGTCCTTTGTGTTAAGTGGAAGCCAGCTCTGGAGGCAAAATAGCATTGTCTTTTCATGCTGCTAA